In one bacterium genomic region, the following are encoded:
- a CDS encoding fused MFS/spermidine synthase: MPTPRPPSSLLLAMAVGSGLAALIYQVVWMRRLALVFGSTTLATSTVLVAFLGGLAVGAWVWGRVADRRPGGAIALFGLVEVATGLYGLASPWIFRGMEIVYLGLYPVLEGRPGLYAGAQFVLSALVILPPTVLMGGTVPLLVRHLAVGAGGTVRGVGSLYGWNTVGAAMGAALAAYGLLPFLGLSAAVRLAASVNLVIGAVALLLDAVRRRGLQQPARAGGTPGTGRLPEAGFVPEAGLAPPDPVTVFVVLQGFGLSGFAAMTFEVAWARLLAMVMGSSVYAFGTIVVVVLAGIGIGSVLYGRMRLTPGGHVLAFAVIELLIGLWTVVSLLIAPQLPFLFMRFFPVFRDAFGWQIAAQIGLAGLVGFVPALLWGATFPAVVGIIGPALSRVGRSIGTAYAANTAGTVAGAYLSGFVLIPAVGVRATILAGALANLLAGISVLLRAPLPWRRRLPAMAPAAAALLIALTLPPWPREVFAAGIGFFAPRFGSVEGFTRTVAALRLLYYRDGINSTISVDETEGQLIYRSNGKTDASTYPSDMANQLLLGHLPMLLHPAPQDVFVLGLGTAVTAAAVARYPVRRIDVVEIEPAAREAARLFGRHNQGVLDDPRLRILVADGRNRLLAAADRYDVVISDPSDLWVAGTGTLFTLEFYRAVRARLRPGGVMIQWIHTHTLAPPDLALLVGTFRSVFTRAELWTSGVGDLLLIGSTGQLNWDQAQVADRMEKVPGVREDLRSIGIWHPLALFAGHMLGEPQIAALTLGLAGPHTDDRPVMEFRTPRLLYADTTAEIETFLSKLGAPSFPRISGFESVRDLDADAIYLIGFAYASLGRPKLGIPYMERSTAMAPERAAFFLGLANQYREVGRVRDAEQAYGRALALEPGNVEALVALGEVLLEAGQAGRALALAQRALRLAPNDLRAGALAERARGKQP, encoded by the coding sequence ATGCCAACCCCCAGGCCGCCTTCGTCGCTGCTGCTGGCGATGGCCGTCGGCTCCGGTCTGGCCGCGCTCATCTATCAGGTGGTATGGATGCGCCGCCTGGCACTGGTGTTCGGAAGCACCACGCTGGCCACCAGCACGGTGCTGGTGGCCTTCCTGGGCGGCCTGGCCGTGGGCGCATGGGTATGGGGCAGGGTTGCGGACCGGAGGCCGGGTGGGGCGATTGCCCTCTTCGGCCTGGTGGAAGTGGCTACCGGACTCTACGGGTTGGCCAGCCCGTGGATCTTCCGCGGGATGGAGATCGTCTACCTGGGGCTCTATCCGGTGCTCGAAGGCCGGCCCGGCCTCTACGCGGGCGCGCAGTTCGTGCTGAGCGCACTCGTCATACTGCCGCCCACGGTGCTCATGGGAGGAACCGTGCCGCTGCTGGTACGCCATCTCGCCGTGGGCGCGGGAGGGACTGTCCGGGGCGTGGGATCGCTCTACGGCTGGAACACCGTCGGCGCTGCCATGGGCGCCGCCCTGGCCGCCTACGGGCTGCTCCCGTTCCTGGGACTCTCGGCTGCGGTGCGGCTGGCGGCATCGGTGAATCTGGTGATCGGGGCAGTGGCGCTGTTGCTCGATGCGGTGCGGCGGCGGGGACTACAGCAGCCCGCCCGGGCCGGCGGTACGCCCGGGACCGGCCGCCTGCCCGAGGCCGGCTTTGTGCCCGAGGCCGGCCTTGCGCCGCCCGATCCCGTCACGGTCTTCGTGGTGCTGCAGGGTTTTGGGTTGTCCGGCTTCGCGGCCATGACGTTCGAGGTGGCCTGGGCCCGGCTCCTTGCCATGGTCATGGGATCGTCGGTTTACGCGTTCGGCACGATTGTGGTCGTGGTCCTGGCCGGGATCGGGATAGGCAGCGTGCTGTACGGCCGGATGCGCCTGACTCCCGGCGGCCATGTTCTCGCCTTCGCGGTCATCGAGCTTCTGATCGGGCTCTGGACCGTCGTCTCGCTTCTGATCGCCCCGCAGTTGCCGTTCCTGTTCATGCGGTTCTTCCCGGTCTTTCGGGACGCCTTCGGCTGGCAGATCGCCGCGCAGATCGGCCTGGCAGGACTGGTTGGGTTTGTGCCCGCCCTACTCTGGGGCGCCACCTTCCCCGCGGTTGTCGGCATCATCGGCCCGGCGCTGTCGCGGGTGGGCCGCTCTATCGGGACCGCCTACGCCGCCAACACCGCAGGCACCGTGGCCGGCGCGTACCTGAGCGGTTTCGTGCTCATCCCGGCCGTGGGTGTGCGGGCGACGATCCTGGCCGGAGCGCTGGCCAACCTCCTGGCCGGCATCTCTGTCCTGCTGCGGGCGCCCCTGCCCTGGAGGCGCCGGCTGCCGGCGATGGCGCCCGCGGCCGCAGCGCTCCTGATCGCATTGACCCTCCCGCCCTGGCCACGCGAAGTCTTCGCCGCCGGCATCGGGTTTTTTGCCCCGCGGTTCGGTTCGGTGGAGGGTTTCACACGCACGGTGGCAGCGCTGCGGCTGCTGTACTACCGTGACGGGATCAACTCCACGATCTCCGTGGACGAAACCGAGGGGCAGCTGATCTACCGGTCGAACGGCAAGACGGATGCGTCCACCTATCCCAGCGACATGGCCAACCAGCTCCTGCTGGGGCACCTGCCGATGCTGCTGCATCCCGCTCCTCAAGATGTCTTCGTGTTGGGGTTGGGTACGGCCGTCACCGCAGCGGCGGTGGCGCGGTACCCGGTGCGCCGCATTGACGTGGTGGAGATAGAGCCCGCGGCCCGGGAGGCGGCACGGCTCTTTGGCCGGCACAACCAGGGGGTGCTGGACGATCCGCGGCTTAGAATACTCGTGGCCGACGGCCGCAACCGGCTGCTCGCGGCGGCCGACCGGTATGACGTGGTCATCTCCGACCCTTCCGACCTCTGGGTGGCCGGGACCGGCACGCTGTTCACACTCGAGTTCTACAGGGCCGTCCGGGCCCGGCTCCGGCCCGGCGGCGTGATGATACAGTGGATCCACACGCACACCCTGGCTCCGCCTGACCTGGCGCTGCTGGTCGGCACGTTTCGCTCGGTCTTCACGCGTGCCGAGCTTTGGACCTCCGGGGTCGGCGACCTCCTGCTCATCGGCTCGACCGGTCAGTTGAACTGGGACCAAGCACAGGTGGCCGACCGCATGGAGAAGGTTCCGGGCGTGAGAGAAGACCTCCGGTCCATCGGAATCTGGCACCCGCTGGCGCTGTTCGCCGGCCACATGTTGGGCGAGCCGCAGATCGCCGCATTGACGCTGGGCCTCGCAGGTCCGCACACCGACGATCGTCCTGTGATGGAGTTCCGCACGCCGCGCCTGCTCTATGCGGACACCACCGCGGAGATCGAGACGTTCCTGAGCAAGTTGGGCGCGCCATCGTTCCCGCGCATATCAGGGTTTGAGAGCGTGCGCGACCTCGATGCGGACGCCATCTACCTGATCGGATTCGCATACGCGTCCCTGGGCCGGCCGAAACTGGGGATTCCCTACATGGAGCGGAGCACTGCGATGGCGCCGGAGCGCGCCGCCTTCTTCTTGGGCCTCGCCAACCAGTACCGGGAGGTCGGCCGGGTGCGCGATGCCGAGCAGGCGTACGGCCGGGCGCTGGCGCTCGAGCCCGGTAACGTCGAAGCGCTGGTGGCCCTGGGCGAGGTGCTCCTGGAGGCAGGGCAGGCCGGTCGGGCGCTGGCGCTGGCGCAGAGGGCGCTACGCCTGGCGCCCAACGATCTCAGGGCAGGAGCGCTGGCCGAGAGGGCAAGAGGAAAGCAGCCCTAG
- a CDS encoding DUF3084 domain-containing protein, whose product MTFGLILIPVLIVVSGVVAYVGNMVGRAIGRRRLTILGLRPRHTAHLITVATGMLITLITLVSVVLVSSDARVGLFQLDDLRRQIEDAEARLREVAGGDIAYMRNQEVLREVIDGRLPQPEILARLDALRLRAVDAAAGNGVAPNLVTGAVFSLYPPNLTWEALARLISLRGRETVVRIVAQENSLRGESLLIFVQLVDRRLVYAKGALLWDGLVDGRAPREQISRGLLALVDEAAERAQAKILSPPLARITELPRGQVDGDEHRAMVTRIAELRREVRVQVLARGNIMTDSPLAVTFALK is encoded by the coding sequence GTGACGTTCGGTCTGATCCTGATCCCGGTGCTGATCGTTGTCAGCGGAGTGGTCGCATACGTTGGGAACATGGTCGGGCGGGCGATCGGCCGACGCCGGTTGACCATCCTGGGGCTCAGGCCGAGGCACACCGCCCACCTGATCACCGTGGCTACTGGCATGCTCATCACCCTTATCACGCTGGTCTCGGTGGTGCTGGTGTCCTCTGACGCTCGAGTCGGGCTGTTCCAGCTAGACGATCTTCGCCGACAGATCGAGGACGCCGAAGCACGGCTGCGCGAGGTGGCCGGAGGGGACATCGCCTACATGCGCAACCAGGAGGTGCTGCGGGAGGTAATTGACGGCCGGCTGCCGCAGCCCGAGATCCTCGCCCGGCTGGACGCGCTGCGGCTGCGGGCGGTGGACGCCGCCGCGGGCAACGGCGTCGCCCCCAACCTGGTCACCGGCGCGGTGTTCAGTCTCTACCCACCCAACCTGACATGGGAGGCGCTCGCGCGCCTGATCTCGCTCCGCGGCAGGGAGACCGTGGTGCGGATAGTGGCGCAGGAGAACTCACTGCGGGGCGAGTCCCTGCTGATCTTCGTACAGCTCGTGGACCGCCGTCTTGTCTATGCGAAGGGGGCGCTGCTTTGGGACGGTCTCGTTGACGGCCGTGCGCCACGCGAGCAGATCAGCCGCGGCCTGCTTGCCTTGGTTGACGAGGCCGCGGAGCGGGCACAGGCCAAGATCCTTTCCCCGCCGCTGGCCCGGATCACCGAACTGCCCCGCGGTCAGGTTGACGGGGACGAGCACCGGGCCATGGTGACGCGGATCGCGGAGCTACGCCGCGAGGTGCGCGTGCAGGTCCTGGCACGGGGCAACATCATGACCGACTCTCCGCTGGCGGTGACCTTTGCCCTCAAGTAG
- a CDS encoding glycosyltransferase family 39 protein: MVRPVIGGRAEYRRLLAITLAALLLFGYGLGAGTLWDQDEPKYAGVSREILETGDPITLHSNGRPWFVHPPLFFWLQAMTGWAFGFTEATVRIWSAISGAGAVGVTFLLARLFYGPATGVLAAAILATTFQFLVQSRLGVFDPTLVLFMLLALYMYLVAYTGGSGRAAVWAWVWAGLATLTKGPIGLLLPAMAVVGLWLVRRDWSAWRRTPLLGPAFFCLIGLSWYLIEALRHGEPFLRSAVGYYLFSRFFGVVENQPGPWWYYVPVLIVGAFPWTAFLPAAVAYHARRRRELGSQVILLWCGITLLFYSLAGTKLPNYILPVYPLLAIGIARLWEEQTAGLMRMATGLLAATAAAFVAAIALYGWIKFPAEMLDLRVPLAAAAAVFAAGPLLAAGLLLIRRPPPALAALLLTPVVAVPVLVHLTLPAMERYRPLPRIARAIAQEARPSDAVAAVAMNTSASLGFYSGRHIIWVESPDDLVGAICRHRRLFVVVPPHQPSWWTPTSLPAGARLQGEDRGYRIFLKEGPGPCSGGEGAK; the protein is encoded by the coding sequence GTGGTTCGCCCGGTGATCGGAGGCCGGGCGGAGTACAGGCGGCTGCTGGCGATCACCCTGGCCGCGTTACTGCTCTTCGGATACGGCCTCGGCGCGGGTACCCTTTGGGATCAGGATGAGCCCAAGTACGCCGGCGTTTCGCGTGAGATCCTAGAAACCGGCGATCCGATCACCCTGCACAGCAACGGCCGGCCGTGGTTCGTGCACCCTCCCCTCTTCTTCTGGCTCCAGGCCATGACCGGATGGGCGTTCGGGTTTACCGAGGCCACCGTGCGGATCTGGTCCGCGATATCCGGCGCCGGCGCGGTTGGCGTTACCTTCTTGCTGGCACGGCTGTTCTACGGGCCCGCAACCGGAGTGCTTGCCGCGGCAATCCTGGCCACGACATTCCAGTTCCTGGTCCAGTCGCGGCTGGGCGTGTTCGATCCCACGCTGGTGCTGTTCATGCTGCTGGCGCTCTACATGTATCTGGTCGCCTACACCGGCGGCTCCGGCCGCGCCGCGGTGTGGGCATGGGTGTGGGCAGGCCTGGCCACCCTGACGAAAGGGCCGATTGGATTGTTGCTGCCTGCCATGGCCGTGGTCGGGCTGTGGTTGGTCCGGCGCGACTGGTCCGCCTGGCGCAGGACTCCGCTACTGGGTCCGGCTTTCTTCTGCCTGATCGGGCTCTCGTGGTATCTGATCGAGGCGCTGCGCCACGGCGAGCCGTTTCTCCGCAGCGCGGTCGGCTACTACCTGTTCAGCCGTTTCTTCGGCGTGGTCGAGAACCAACCCGGACCGTGGTGGTATTACGTTCCGGTCCTGATCGTAGGGGCCTTTCCCTGGACCGCGTTCCTGCCCGCTGCGGTCGCCTACCACGCGCGGCGGCGCCGCGAGCTGGGCAGCCAGGTGATCCTCCTGTGGTGCGGAATCACGCTGCTCTTCTACTCACTGGCCGGTACCAAGCTGCCCAACTACATCCTGCCGGTCTACCCGTTGCTGGCGATCGGGATTGCGCGCCTGTGGGAGGAGCAGACGGCCGGCTTGATGCGGATGGCAACTGGGCTCCTGGCGGCAACCGCGGCGGCGTTCGTGGCGGCGATCGCGCTCTACGGATGGATCAAGTTCCCCGCCGAGATGCTGGATCTGCGCGTCCCGCTGGCCGCCGCCGCCGCCGTCTTCGCCGCAGGCCCGCTGCTGGCTGCCGGCCTTCTGCTGATCCGCCGCCCGCCTCCAGCCCTGGCGGCGCTGCTGCTGACACCTGTGGTCGCCGTGCCGGTGCTCGTTCACCTCACGCTTCCGGCTATGGAGCGATATCGTCCCCTGCCGCGGATTGCCCGAGCGATAGCCCAGGAGGCGCGCCCTTCCGATGCGGTGGCCGCGGTGGCCATGAACACGTCCGCCTCGCTCGGCTTCTACTCCGGCCGCCACATAATCTGGGTTGAGAGTCCCGATGATCTGGTAGGAGCGATCTGCCGCCACAGGCGGCTGTTTGTCGTCGTTCCTCCTCACCAGCCGTCATGGTGGACCCCAACGTCGCTTCCCGCGGGCGCGCGCCTGCAGGGAGAGGACCGCGGGTATCGCATCTTCCTGAAGGAAGGGCCCGGGCCGTGTTCCGGAGGGGAGGGCGCCAAGTGA
- a CDS encoding LptF/LptG family permease — protein sequence MRLIDRYILREVGGIFLFGVAVFTTLLLVNHLFFLARLAADSGVPIRTNLFLLVLRVPYLAVYGLPMATLLATLLATGRLSDRNEITALRTTGWSLARIALPVLAVGAAVTVTSLGMSEWVVPRTETRYREILSEALQAQPRPVHQHVLFREPVDGVDSVFYARELHTSDGTMYGVVITQFQGGRPARLIEAGQARYAPQGWILKQGTLYLLGAGSGVATTFDEMRVALVRTPKQIAVPRRDPSEMTIGELRAQIATLRSAGESAVRYAVNLQAKLALPASSLIFALLAVPLGLRPHRSGRSTGLGITVLVLLAYYLLMSITITLGERGQIPAFWAAWLPNLMVATGGGCLLWFAR from the coding sequence ATGCGGTTGATTGACCGTTACATCCTGCGCGAGGTCGGCGGCATCTTCCTGTTCGGTGTCGCGGTCTTCACCACGCTGCTGCTGGTCAACCACCTGTTCTTTCTGGCGCGATTGGCGGCCGATTCAGGCGTGCCCATCAGAACCAACCTGTTCCTCCTGGTGCTGCGGGTGCCGTACCTCGCGGTCTACGGCCTGCCGATGGCCACGCTACTGGCCACGCTGCTGGCCACCGGTAGGCTCAGCGATCGCAATGAGATCACCGCCCTGCGCACCACCGGCTGGAGCCTGGCCCGCATCGCGCTGCCCGTGCTGGCCGTAGGCGCGGCAGTAACCGTGACGTCGCTGGGCATGAGCGAGTGGGTGGTGCCCCGAACTGAGACGCGCTACCGCGAGATCCTAAGCGAGGCACTTCAGGCCCAACCCCGGCCGGTCCATCAACACGTGCTCTTCCGCGAACCCGTGGACGGTGTGGACTCGGTGTTCTACGCGCGCGAACTCCACACGAGTGACGGCACGATGTACGGCGTGGTCATCACCCAGTTTCAAGGAGGCCGGCCGGCGCGCCTGATCGAAGCCGGGCAGGCCCGCTACGCGCCGCAGGGGTGGATACTGAAGCAGGGGACCCTGTACCTGCTCGGAGCCGGCTCCGGGGTGGCGACCACGTTCGACGAGATGCGGGTGGCCCTGGTACGCACGCCGAAGCAAATAGCGGTCCCGCGCCGCGATCCCAGCGAGATGACGATCGGCGAGCTGCGCGCTCAGATCGCCACGCTCCGCTCAGCCGGGGAGAGTGCCGTGCGCTACGCCGTCAACCTCCAGGCCAAGCTGGCTCTTCCGGCGAGCAGTCTCATCTTCGCTCTGCTGGCGGTGCCTCTGGGGCTGCGGCCGCACCGGTCGGGCCGGTCTACGGGCCTTGGGATCACGGTGCTGGTGCTCCTGGCCTACTACCTCCTGATGTCCATTACGATCACGCTCGGAGAGCGCGGCCAGATCCCTGCCTTCTGGGCAGCATGGTTGCCGAACCTAATGGTGGCAACCGGCGGTGGCTGCCTCCTGTGGTTCGCCCGGTGA
- the lptB gene encoding LPS export ABC transporter ATP-binding protein, which yields MLAARGLFKHYGRRAVVDGVDLSVERGEIVGLLGPNGAGKTTTFYMIVGLIRPDAGDVWLDDQPITNLPVHLRARRGIGYLSQEPSVFRGLTVEENIAAVLEANGRPRAARQEMADRLIEEFELTRLRHQLGATLSGGERRRVEIARVIAMEPSFILLDEPFTGVDPKSVAEIQEVVVHLRRRGLGVVITDHNVRDTLAITNRSEIIHEGRILFAGTAEEIMASEDARRFYLGERFRL from the coding sequence ATGCTGGCAGCGAGAGGGCTTTTCAAGCACTACGGCCGTCGCGCCGTGGTGGACGGCGTGGACCTCAGCGTTGAACGCGGGGAGATCGTCGGCCTGCTCGGGCCCAACGGCGCCGGCAAGACCACGACCTTCTACATGATCGTGGGTCTCATCCGTCCTGACGCCGGTGACGTCTGGCTCGACGACCAGCCGATCACCAACCTGCCGGTTCACCTGCGCGCGCGGCGCGGGATCGGCTACCTGAGCCAGGAGCCTTCGGTGTTTCGCGGCCTTACGGTTGAGGAGAACATCGCGGCGGTCCTGGAAGCCAACGGCAGGCCCAGGGCCGCGCGGCAGGAGATGGCGGACCGGTTGATCGAGGAGTTCGAATTGACCCGCCTGCGCCACCAGCTTGGGGCGACGCTCTCCGGCGGAGAGCGTCGCCGCGTAGAGATAGCGCGGGTGATTGCCATGGAGCCGTCGTTCATCCTGCTGGACGAGCCGTTCACCGGCGTGGACCCGAAGTCGGTGGCCGAGATCCAGGAGGTGGTCGTGCACTTACGCCGGCGTGGGCTGGGCGTGGTGATAACCGACCACAATGTGCGGGATACCCTGGCGATCACCAACCGGTCGGAGATCATCCATGAAGGCCGCATCCTGTTCGCGGGGACCGCCGAGGAGATAATGGCCAGTGAGGACGCCCGGCGGTTCTACCTGGGCGAGCGGTTCCGGCTCTGA
- a CDS encoding LptA/OstA family protein, which produces MARAQAPTAAGTSVIELSGATYVEYDEGSGIWRAEGTPAVATRGTTVLRSPRIRYDQRARVLTAEAGAELADANLVVRADSVEFHLGDDRIRARGAVRVTSGRGDQTATLTAPEVEGSLKTRRFVATGGVLLLRGEWRLSGRRLEYDDATRTATATGEPEARFRDAQMTADLITLLMDEEIGRGIGSARLRRGDLSGSARRVEIFLKEGRATLTGDARVDRGRDRLTAEQIDVDLDGTRITARGTPRLTVVPP; this is translated from the coding sequence GTGGCGCGGGCACAGGCACCGACCGCCGCCGGAACCTCGGTCATCGAGCTTTCCGGCGCGACCTACGTGGAGTACGACGAGGGCAGCGGGATCTGGCGCGCAGAGGGCACGCCGGCGGTCGCAACGCGAGGCACGACGGTTCTGCGCTCGCCCCGCATCCGCTACGACCAGCGCGCGCGGGTTCTGACAGCGGAGGCCGGTGCCGAACTTGCCGACGCGAACCTGGTCGTGCGGGCCGACTCGGTCGAGTTCCACCTGGGTGATGATCGCATCCGTGCCAGGGGCGCGGTGCGGGTGACAAGTGGGCGCGGAGACCAAACCGCAACGCTGACCGCCCCTGAGGTCGAGGGGTCGCTCAAGACCAGGCGGTTCGTTGCGACCGGTGGGGTCCTGCTCCTCCGTGGAGAATGGAGGCTCTCAGGCCGGCGCCTGGAGTACGATGATGCCACCCGGACCGCTACCGCCACCGGCGAGCCCGAGGCGCGGTTCAGGGATGCCCAGATGACGGCCGACCTCATCACGCTCCTGATGGACGAGGAGATCGGCCGCGGGATCGGATCGGCGCGGCTGCGCCGCGGGGACCTCTCGGGCAGCGCGCGCCGGGTGGAGATCTTCCTGAAGGAGGGCCGGGCCACGCTGACCGGCGACGCGCGCGTGGACCGGGGGCGCGACCGGCTGACGGCCGAGCAGATTGACGTGGACCTGGACGGCACGAGGATCACGGCCCGCGGAACCCCGCGGTTGACCGTCGTACCGCCTTAG
- the lptC gene encoding LPS export ABC transporter periplasmic protein LptC: MSRSGRWIAIGLGIAVIPLVIWALLQTPEPAPGRPGLAAGPTASPTAGPSPSPRAARLPPIEVEGTAISTVDAAGRRQWDIRAESVAVDSASSTATLAAVEGTYFQAGEPAIAFSAPRGTFYVATRNVTLSGRVRARATSGHTLEADVVRWFPKTQQIEASGSVTLRQSGMIVHGDHLVADVSLQRTRMSGNIRVTVAQ, translated from the coding sequence ATGTCCCGAAGCGGACGGTGGATAGCAATCGGCCTGGGCATCGCCGTGATACCTCTCGTCATCTGGGCGTTGCTGCAGACGCCCGAACCCGCGCCCGGCCGTCCCGGCTTGGCCGCCGGACCGACGGCGAGTCCAACAGCCGGGCCATCTCCAAGCCCGCGGGCGGCCCGCCTACCACCGATTGAAGTTGAGGGAACGGCCATCTCGACGGTTGACGCCGCGGGCCGCCGTCAGTGGGACATCCGCGCGGAGTCGGTGGCCGTGGACAGCGCTTCAAGCACGGCCACGCTTGCCGCGGTCGAGGGCACGTACTTTCAAGCGGGTGAGCCGGCCATCGCCTTCTCTGCTCCGCGCGGCACCTTCTACGTGGCCACGCGCAATGTTACGCTATCGGGCCGCGTGCGTGCGCGGGCGACCTCGGGACACACATTGGAGGCCGACGTGGTCCGGTGGTTTCCCAAGACGCAACAGATCGAGGCCTCTGGAAGCGTGACACTGCGCCAGTCCGGCATGATAGTACATGGGGACCATCTGGTCGCGGACGTGTCGCTGCAGCGCACCCGGATGAGCGGTAACATCCGTGTTACGGTTGCGCAGTAG
- the lpxB gene encoding lipid-A-disaccharide synthase has protein sequence MHTARPLRLFLVAGEVSGDLHGAELARALAALDPTVCMQGIGGRHMEAAGVSLVADSSDWGVIGWFEAARRLSPFLRRLSGLVDRLVADPPHALVLIDFPGFNLALLKRLRGRIPAVYYVPPMVAIRRGNRAARVAALGARLLAIFPFEAEAYRRAGADVAFVGHPAADLARSIGGAEGARARIGIAPAAPVVGLLPGSRGLELDALLLPMLEAARTVRAASPGVEFAMAVASPAFRDRLAAAVASSGLPVAIVPGSRDVMAASTVLLMASGTAAVEAMILGVPMVITYRVSRPTWWYARAAFNVRWVSIPNIMAGEQIVPELLQHRATADEMSRTVLALLRDASAREAIATRLRSLAEALGPPGAARRAAAEVLSAASGLERPSSRPVR, from the coding sequence ATGCACACAGCTAGACCCCTCCGGCTCTTCCTGGTGGCAGGGGAGGTCTCAGGCGACCTACACGGTGCTGAACTGGCGCGCGCGCTCGCCGCGCTGGACCCCACGGTGTGCATGCAGGGAATCGGCGGACGCCACATGGAGGCGGCAGGGGTTTCGCTAGTTGCGGACAGCAGCGATTGGGGCGTCATCGGCTGGTTTGAGGCAGCGCGGCGCCTGTCGCCCTTTCTACGCCGCCTGTCCGGGCTCGTGGACCGGCTCGTGGCCGACCCGCCGCATGCGCTGGTGCTCATTGATTTCCCCGGTTTCAACCTGGCGCTGCTGAAGCGGCTCAGGGGACGCATCCCGGCGGTGTACTACGTCCCGCCCATGGTCGCGATTCGCAGAGGGAATCGTGCCGCCCGCGTCGCCGCGCTCGGCGCCCGCCTGCTGGCCATCTTCCCATTTGAGGCAGAGGCCTACCGCCGCGCCGGCGCCGATGTCGCCTTCGTCGGGCATCCTGCGGCCGACCTGGCGCGTTCGATCGGCGGGGCGGAGGGCGCGCGGGCCCGGATCGGGATTGCACCCGCTGCGCCGGTGGTCGGTTTGCTCCCGGGCAGCCGTGGACTCGAGTTGGATGCACTCCTTTTGCCCATGCTGGAGGCCGCCCGCACCGTCCGCGCCGCTTCACCCGGTGTGGAGTTCGCGATGGCCGTCGCCTCCCCGGCTTTCCGCGACCGGCTGGCCGCGGCCGTTGCTTCGTCTGGCCTTCCGGTGGCGATCGTTCCCGGATCGCGCGACGTCATGGCGGCGAGCACCGTGCTGTTGATGGCATCCGGGACCGCCGCCGTTGAGGCGATGATCCTCGGCGTGCCGATGGTGATTACCTACCGTGTCTCGCGTCCAACCTGGTGGTACGCGCGGGCGGCGTTCAACGTGCGCTGGGTCTCGATTCCCAACATCATGGCAGGAGAACAGATCGTGCCGGAGCTGCTTCAACACCGAGCCACCGCCGATGAAATGAGCCGCACAGTCCTGGCACTGCTCCGCGACGCGTCGGCGCGAGAGGCGATCGCAACCCGGCTGCGCTCCCTGGCGGAAGCGTTGGGACCTCCGGGCGCCGCGCGGCGCGCAGCCGCGGAGGTGCTGTCCGCCGCCTCCGGCCTTGAACGCCCATCGAGCCGTCCGGTAAGATGA